In the Cydia fagiglandana chromosome 14, ilCydFagi1.1, whole genome shotgun sequence genome, one interval contains:
- the LOC134670898 gene encoding uncharacterized protein LOC134670898: MVRGAAIALVLALAWACEARASVLVPTYVLPPDSFVRDQRSLGPPPDADPAESQRTIKRLIGGHIKIKPDKEYGNPKNSIAYDAKSETGKFVGVVVPDQSGSTVGWNQGIWDDGMLMSSAGEGKEAVKPKEVDEDKKTLSDQVAEGKYGLIQNEIFSKTPKRPGIVSYEPNAETRDKDNIQTLGGLKKDEIWLAEDHLLVLKGGSFPERTKETARRPWPPIDDYEAPRRQVKLPQKPKVPPPFPVRLSDDGPLVFLTPNGSVPAPQFPPYATREGEGPLYPPPFPFAPGPPYAPGENPGNTSTGGASLPIPPFPFLPGNASEGAFPFPPSMNGSFPEGFPPGAAFLPPPSNQSDLYDEDDPSIYYPPPYNFSYRADYNNSVPAGPLVPGIILPPPPDFFAPMEDKTTTPATKSTTRPTTTSTYARPKPTIKRPSPTPSVHRNKYKTRPTTTTTTTTEYPRTTEVPTTITTPQYVEVVPTQKLRPHTVVEIPKRVPVRVQNLPEEINQRPKTEKPVYKIRGKVTSKPLSVSVIYDYPDTYENPPTTTEKPYIVYKVPEKTPDVVTDNFVTSTPVPLRAYYSNTQNSNVPITKLQPVYNRKPNENALASFYFYDEQPKTSPSPASFFDGRNYYKTVPTPQQHQQAFNNQQSYNPAVDVAYGAIDQADALFLWPQKQGPRTLTQEYFSIQKPVYVQPQQKRPEAFYQQIADIQQTIDLFTTKRPKQHRQHGHKPKAITARPVQVPVYQFSYQSKPRPDQFSFRAPKLDPEPFRPMVSYSKPFNLDNEFNAITPASPVSHQQYLIENVQVTTETPTSTRYYPKTKTRDEDYEDTPIIKEVRPKNNRNHIPIQNDKPAQHHVSHRVPSVTPSPISHGYYTQQDERYLDDITKNSFDIFGKKIEDSTHDVNGLAVTPPIGTVRTPIDNNINLNYAYEIIESQSPNPPSLDRDTLVNERHPRPQINPNSEPIGHHNAELVQPPKPPSLADDTLVNERLPRPTINPDSEFIPIPNPGYRSQQYRVPSQVQRPQYTAGEQYDLNRPSLAGDTAVNYRRPLPPINPDAEWISPVNAAGEGRPGSFVSYRLPGEGAHVYFLTPQAAQTRDRERYRSAGYGR, translated from the coding sequence ATGGTGAGAGGGGCGGCGATAGCGCTCGTGCTAGCGCTGGCATGGGCGTGCGAGGCGCGCGCTAGCGTGCTCGTGCCGACCTACGTGCTGCCGCCCGACTCGTTCGTGCGCGATCAGCGCAGCCTCGGCCCTCCGCCCGACGCCGACCCCGCTGAGTCGCAGCGAACCATCAAGCGACTCATCGGCGGACATATCAAGATCAAACCCGATAAAGAGTACGGTAACCCCAAGAACTCGATAGCGTACGACGCCAAGAGCGAGACCGGCAAGTTTGTAGGCGTGGTCGTGCCGGACCAGTCGGGCAGCACCGTAGGATGGAACCAGGGCATATGGGACGATGGCATGCTCATGTCCAGCGCTGGCGAAGGCAAAGAGGCGGTCAAACCCAAAGAGGTGGACGAGGACAAAAAGACGCTCTCCGATCAGGTGGCCGAAGGGAAATATGGTCTCATTCAGAATGAAATTTTCTCTAAAACACCTAAGCGGCCGGGAATAGTGAGTTACGAGCCAAACGCGGAAACTAGGGATAAGGATAATATACAGACATTAGGAGGTCTGAAGAAAGACGAAATTTGGCTAGCGGAGGACCATCTATTAGTGTTGAAAGGTGGTTCCTTCCCGGAGCGAACGAAAGAGACCGCTCGCAGGCCATGGCCCCCGATCGACGATTACGAGGCGCCCAGAAGGCAAGTAAAGCTACCGCAGAAACCAAAAGTGCCACCGCCCTTTCCAGTACGACTCTCCGACGACGGACCGCTCGTCTTCCTCACTCCTAACGGCAGTGTCCCTGCGCCCCAATTCCCTCCCTACGCTACGCGAGAAGGCGAAGGCCCTCTATATCCTCCGCCATTCCCCTTTGCACCAGGTCCGCCCTACGCCCCGGGTGAAAATCCGGGAAACACTTCTACCGGGGGAGCGTCGCTGCCAATTCCTCCGTTCCCATTCCTACCCGGGAATGCGAGCGAAGGAGCATTCCCTTTCCCTCCATCCATGAACGGCTCTTTTCCAGAAGGCTTTCCGCCGGGCGCAGCATTCCTACCACCACCGAGCAACCAGTCCGACCTGTACGACGAAGACGACCCTTCGATCTACTATCCGCCGCCTTACAATTTTTCTTACCGCGCGGACTACAACAATAGCGTGCCAGCCGGACCATTAGTACCTGGAATTATATTGCCCCCACCTCCAGACTTCTTTGCTCCTATGGAAGATAAAACAACTACGCCAGCAACCAAATCGACAACTCGACCGACAACCACATCGACCTACGCCAGGCCAAAACCGACGATAAAACGGCCGTCGCCGACACCGTCTGTGCATCGCAACAAGTACAAGACTAGACCTACCACTACTACCACCACTACCACAGAATACCCAAGGACAACTGAAGTGCCTACCACAATAACAACGCCGCAGTATGTTGAAGTAGTCCCGACCCAGAAATTGAGACCGCATACTGTTGTGGAGATACCGAAACGAGTCCCAGTGCGTGTCCAGAATCTTCCTGAAGAAATTAACCAAAGACCGAAAACAGAAAAGCCTGTATACAAAATCAGGGGTAAGGTTACCTCGAAGCCTTTGTCGGTGTCCGTTATATACGACTATCCCGATACATATGAAAACCCGCCTACTACAACGGAGAAACCTTACATTGTATACAAAGTGCCAGAGAAAACTCCCGATGTGGTCACGGACAATTTTGTTACATCGACCCCAGTGCCATTAAGAGCGTACTATTCGAACACCCAAAATAGCAACGTACCGATCACGAAGCTTCAACCTGTGTACAATCGAAAGCCAAATGAAAACGCCTTGGCATCGTTCTACTTCTATGACGAACAGCCTAAAACTTCTCCGTCCCCAGCATCGTTCTTTGATGGTAGAAACTATTATAAAACTGTGCCGACACCGCAGCAACATCAACAAGCTTTCAATAACCAACAATCGTATAACCCGGCTGTGGACGTAGCTTACGGAGCGATCGATCAAGCCGATGCGTTATTCTTGTGGCCACAGAAACAAGGCCCCCGTACGCTCACACAGGAATACTTCAGTATTCAGAAGCCCGTGTATGTACAACCACAACAAAAACGGCCCGAGGCGTTCTACCAGCAGATAGCTGACATACAGCAGACTATCGACTTGTTTACAACTAAGAGGCCCAAGCAACACAGACAACACGGCCACAAACCTAAGGCAATCACCGCGAGACCCGTGCAAGTGCCTGTATACCAGTTTAGTTATCAATCGAAACCGAGACCGGATCAATTCAGTTTCCGAGCGCCGAAATTGGACCCTGAACCTTTTAGACCCATGGTGAGCTACAGCAAGCCATTTAATTTGGATAACGAGTTTAACGCCATCACTCCAGCTTCGCCTGTGTCCCACCAGCAATATTTAATAGAAAATGTGCAAGTGACTACCGAGACACCGACGTCTACAAGATACTATCCGAAAACGAAGACCAGAGACGAAGATTACGAGGACACCCCGATAATCAAGGAAGTCAGACCGAAAAACAATCGAAACCACATTCCGATACAAAACGACAAGCCAGCACAACATCACGTCAGCCACAGAGTTCCCAGCGTGACCCCGAGCCCGATCAGCCACGGGTACTACACGCAGCAGGACGAGAGATATCTGGACGACATCACTAAGAACTCCTTCGACATCTTCGGCAAGAAGATCGAAGACAGTACTCACGACGTCAACGGTTTGGCGGTGACTCCTCCTATCGGCACGGTTAGGACGCCGATAGACAACAACATTAATCTGAATTACGCGTATGAAATCATAGAGTCCCAGAGTCCAAATCCGCCGTCTCTGGACAGAGACACTCTCGTTAACGAGCGTCACCCTCGGCCTCAGATAAACCCTAACAGCGAGCCTATAGGGCATCATAATGCCGAGCTGGTACAGCCTCCCAAGCCGCCGTCATTAGCCGATGACACTCTAGTGAACGAGCGGCTACCACGTCCGACGATAAACCCTGACAGCGAGTTTATCCCGATACCTAATCCGGGATACCGATCACAGCAGTACAGGGTGCCATCTCAAGTTCAAAGGCCACAGTACACAGCAGGGGAGCAATATGACTTAAACAGACCATCGTTAGCTGGTGACACGGCGGTTAATTACAGAAGGCCGCTGCCGCCTATAAACCCAGATGCGGAGTGGATATCGCCCGTGAACGCGGCAGGGGAAGGCCGGCCGGGTTCTTTCGTGTCGTACCGACTGCCTGGTGAAGGCGCTCACGTGTACTTCCTGACGCCCCAGGCGGCGCAGACGAGGGACCGCGAGAGATACCGGTCGGCCGGCTACGGACGGTGA